In one Solanum lycopersicum chromosome 11, SLM_r2.1 genomic region, the following are encoded:
- the LOC138339422 gene encoding uncharacterized protein, which yields MSPYEALYGRRCKYPIGWFELGEAGLIGPDLFHQAMDKVKVNKERLNTTQNRQKSYTNVRRRPLEFEVDDWVYLKVSTMKGVMRFGKKGKLIPRYIGPYRIFKRIGNLVYELELLQDLVAVHPIFHIFMLKKFMGDPSFIVPTENVGINDSFSYEAIPVHILDRQVRKLRTRKLYHLRSFGGTNLSKKRLGNLRRI from the coding sequence ATGtctccatatgaagctctttatggaaGAAGATGCAAATatcctattgggtggttcgaACTTGGTGAAGCAGGGCTGATAGGACCAGATCTATTTCACCAAGCCATGGACAAAGTGAAAGTTAATAAAGAGAGGTTGAATACGACACAGAATCGCCAAAAGTCCTACACAAATGTTAGGAGAAGGCCGTTAGAGTTTGAGGTGGATGATTGGGTATATCTTAAGGTTTCaaccatgaagggtgttatgaggtttggtaagaaggggaaacttatcccccggtatattggaccttatagaatATTCAAGAGGATTGGTAATTTAgtttatgagttggagctactaCAAGATTTAGTAGCGGTTCATccgatatttcatattttcatgttgAAGAAGTTCATGGGTGATCCTTCCTTCATAGTACCAACTGAAAATGTTGGAATTAACGATAGCTTTTCATATGAAGCGATTCCGGTTCAtattttagatcgccaagttcgcaagttgagaacaaGGAAGTTATATCATTtaaggtcctttggaggaaccaatttgtcGAAGAAGCGACTTGGGAACctgaggaggatatga